The Mailhella massiliensis DNA segment TGTTCCCACACCGGAAGAAATGGCGCGCTGGGATGCCGGGGCCATAGCCTCGGGCCTGGCGGAAGAAACGCTCATGGAAAACGCGGCGCGCGCCGCCATGGACGCGCTGCGCCGTGCCGTGCGGGAGCGGGGGCTCAGACTCGCCTCCTGCCGCGTGCTGCTTGTGGCCGGAAAAGGCAACAACGGGGGCGACGCCTTCTGCATGGCGAGGCATCTTCTGGATGCGGGAGCGCATCCTCTGATTCTGAGCACCCGCTGCGCCGACGACAGACACGGGGCTGCGGGGCACTGGCTGGATGTCGCCCTGCGGCTCGGCGTTCCCTTTCTTCCCGCAGAAGCGTGGGACAAAGCCCTTTCCTTTGCGCCTGACATTCTTGTGGATGCGCTGCTCGGCACGGGATTCCGCGGAGAGCTGAGGGAAAAGGAAAAAGCGCTGGTGGAAAACATGAACGCGCTTTCCGCCCGGCTTGTTTTTGCCGTGGACGTGCCTTCCGGGCTTGACGCGCGCACGGGCCTCCCCTGCCCGGACGCCGTGCGCGCCCACGTCACGGCAACGTTTCAGGCGGCAAAGCCCGGCCTGCTCATGCCCTGGGCCGCAAAGTTCACGGGAGACGTGGAGGTGCTTCCCATCGGCATGCCCCGCGCCGTGGAGGAAACGAACCCGCCCTCCTTCCGCACCTGGCTTGTTCCGGGGCAGAGAGATGAAGACCGCGGCTCTCCCTACAGAGTGGAACACGGAATCTCCCCCCGCATGAAGAGCATTCTCGAAACTCCGGCCCTCCCCATGGAAGAGGGCCCTGCGCACAAGGGAGACGCCGGGCGCGTGCTCATTGCCGGAGGCTGCTCCTCCTATACGGGAGCTCCCTGCCTTGCCGCATGGGCGGCGCTGCGTACGGGTGCAGGCCTTGTCACC contains these protein-coding regions:
- a CDS encoding bifunctional ADP-dependent NAD(P)H-hydrate dehydratase/NAD(P)H-hydrate epimerase, producing MFVPVPTPEEMARWDAGAIASGLAEETLMENAARAAMDALRRAVRERGLRLASCRVLLVAGKGNNGGDAFCMARHLLDAGAHPLILSTRCADDRHGAAGHWLDVALRLGVPFLPAEAWDKALSFAPDILVDALLGTGFRGELREKEKALVENMNALSARLVFAVDVPSGLDARTGLPCPDAVRAHVTATFQAAKPGLLMPWAAKFTGDVEVLPIGMPRAVEETNPPSFRTWLVPGQRDEDRGSPYRVEHGISPRMKSILETPALPMEEGPAHKGDAGRVLIAGGCSSYTGAPCLAAWAALRTGAGLVTVAGPEGVLDVARHTMPAVITRALADTPFQSWSAEHASPLAEAAEGCGALVFGPGLGRSEGASSLVERLLNIPGLPPMVIDADALFALAKKPELLSLLRPCDVLTPHPGEAACLLGISVREVQENRFSALEKLARLAPAVWVLKGEGTLIAVPGEPAVISPWNVPQLAVAGSGDTLAGIIGALAARGRKAALAATLGVWLHALSGMLLCREFPLRGNDPRDLADALPRVAHLAGEPRKEDICTLF